The Actinomycetota bacterium genome includes the window CGAGCCTTTGGAAGCGGGTCACGTTCCCCCCGGATGTTGGGTTCGGCAGGATGATACCGGAGCGCCGAAACGGCCGATAACGCGGCTCCCTCTGGTGGCGGGCGGCGATACGATGCAGCGGTGAAACAGGTGTCCGGGGCGGGGGTCGACGTGATGCGCATGCGCGTCGACGCCGTGCTGGGGTCGTTCCTCGCCGAGCAGCGGGCGCTCCTCGACGGGCTCGGCTCGGAGGCGGCGGAGCCGCTGGACGAGCTCGCGCGGGTGATCGGCGCGGGCGGCAAGCGGCTGCGGCCGCTGTTCTGCTACTGGGGGTACCTCGCGGCCGGCCGGGAGGAAGACGACGCGATCGTCAAGGCCGCGGCCAGCCTCGAGCTCCTCCACACCTTCGCGATCATCCACGACGACGTGATGGATCGTTCGCCGCTGCGTCGCGGTCAGCCGGCGACCCATCTGGAAATGGCGCGCGGCGGCGATGCCCACCTCGGCGTTTCGTCGGCGATCCTCGTCGGCGACCTGGCGCTCGCGCTCGCCGACGTCCTCTTCTCGGGGGCCGGCTTCGCGCCCGAGACGTTCGTCGAGGGGTTCCGTTGGTACAACCGGATGCGCACCGAGGTCGTGACAGGCCAGTACCTCGACGTGGTCGCGACGCGTATGCCGACGATCGACGAGGAGACCGTTCGGCGGATCGCGTCGCTGAAGTCGGGGGGCTACACGGTCGAGAAGCCGCTGCTGATCGGGGCGGCGCTCGGGGGAGCGTCGCAAGAGATCGTGGCGGTCCTCAGCGCGTACGGGATGTTGCTCGGCGAGGCGTTCCAGCTTCGCGACGACGTGCTCGGCGTGTTCGGCGATCCCGGCGTTACCGGCAAGGACGCCGACGGCGACCTCCGGGAGGGGAAGCGGACGCTGCTCATCGCGCGAGCGCTCGAGACGGCGGCACCCGACGAGCAGGAGTTCCTCGTGGCCCGGCTGGGGAGCGAGAACCTCTCGGCCGGCGACGCCGAACGGATCCGAGGCATCATCCGGTCCTCGGGGGCGCTCGCGTCGACCCAAGCCTTGATCGAGGCGCATCGCAGCGTCGCGCTGGCCGCGCTCGACGCCACGAAAGCCTTGGCGCCCACCGTCACGTCGGCGTTGACCGAGCTCGCAGACCTGGCGGTCGTACGCGAGTCGTAGGATGGGCTCGATGACCTCGGCCACGAAGCTCGGGCGCCTCCGCGATCTCCTGGGCGCGTTGGACGACGCGGTGGTCGCCTACTCGGGCGGCGCGGATTCCGCATTCCTGGCCGACGTTGCGCACGAGGTCCTCGGTTCGCGTTCGGAGGCCGTCACCGCGGTCTCACCTTCGCTGGCGCCGGATGAGCGGGACGCCGCTCGCGCGCTGGCGGCCGAGCGTGGCTGGCGTCACCGGGAGATCCTCACGAACGAGATCGCGCGTCCGGAGTACGTCCGCAACGAAGCCGATCGCTGCTATCACTGCAAGAGCGAGCTCTTCGACGTGCTGACGGCGATGTTCCCTGAGCGGTCGATCCTCGTCGGGACGAACCTCGACGACACCGGCGATCACCGGCCGGGCCGTGTGGCCGCGACCGAGCGCGGCGTTCGGGCCCCGCTCCTGGAAGCCGGGATGACGAAGGAGGAGATCCGTGCCCTGTCGCGCGAGCGCGGGCTGACGACGTGGGACAAGCCGGCGTCGGCGTGCCTCGCATCGCGGATCGCGTACGGGGTCCAGGTAACAGCGGAACGCCTCGGCCGCGTCGGCCACGCCGAGTCGTTCTTGCGATCGCTCGGTCTGCGGGAGCTGCGGGTACGGGACCACGGCGATCTCGCGCGGATAGAGGTTCCGGCGGGCGAGATCGACCGCCTGACGTCCGACCCGGTGCGCGGGCAGATCGCCGGATTCCTCCGCGACCTCGGGTTCGCGTATGTGACCCTCGACATGGAAGGGTTCCGCAGTGGATCGATGAACGCCGTGATCCAGATCCAACGGAAAGGGAGCTAACGGTGCCGAAACAGCGTCTGCATCTGACCTTCCCCGAGGACCAGGTACAGGAGCCGGTGATCTATACGCTCGGCAAGCAGTTCGACATCGTGACGAACATCCGCCGAGCCAACGTCGAGGAGAAGCTCGGGTGGGTCATCCTCGAGGTCGAGGGGACCGAAGAGGCGCTGGCGAAGGCGGTTGCATATCTGGAGGAACGCGGCGTCCAGGTGGATCGCATCGACGGGGACGTCGTCGAAGGCTAGACCGCTCCCCGGGCCACCTCGATCGGTGACCGGCCCGCCCTTTTCGCGTGGTTCGAGTAACCGTTTCCCCTGGTTAGAAACCCTTTCTTGCTCAACCCAGGCCCCTCGACCGCCGAGAGTGAGGATGAGTTCTTCCTCGGCCGCGCGTACTGGTGCTCGGCTCGCTCGCCGGCGGAGAACGACGGGCCGATCGACAGCCGGGGGACACCCGGCACGAGGTGGACGACGTGGGCCGGGGACCGATCTGCAATTACTGCGAGGAGAAGCTCGCAACCAAACAAGCCTTCTGCGGCAAGTGCGGTCATCCCACCGAGCATGCGAACCACGACGAGCGCGTCCTGTGGGATCTCGGTCAGTGGGAGGTTTCGCGCCGGCGTAAGGCGTCGAACGAACCGCAGGACACGCGCCGCGCTTCACGGTCCGCCGAACGCACCAGAGAGATCCGTGCCGCGCAGGGCAACGCTGCGGGCGGCGCAGGACCGGCACCAAACGGTGCGAACGGGAACGGTGGGAACCCCGTTACCGAGGCTCCCAAGCGTTCCTTCCTCGGCCGCCCTTCGCGTCAGCCGGTACCCCAGGCCCCCGCCGCCCGCCCGCCCGCCCGGAAGCCCGCCCAGGCTCCCGCAGCGCGCCCAACCGGCGCGGTTCGGCCGGCCGCTTCGACGGGCAACCGTCCCGCCCCGGGCGCGCGCAAAGCTCCGACCATGACGTCGGAACGTCCGGCTGCGGCTGCTGCGCCGACCGCGCGGCCCGTCGAGCGGCGCGAGTACGTCGCGCCCAAGACGAAGACGCCGGAAGCGCCCCCTTTGATCATGATCCGCAAGTCTGCCGATGAGGCGCAGGCGCCCGCGGCCTCAGCGACCCGGGCTCCCGGGCCGGCTGCTCCCGCGAAACCTTCTCCGCGTGCCTTGCGCAAAGCGGCCGAGGAGAAGCGGGAGGAGGCGGAACGCGCGCGCAAGCTCGTGCAGAAAGAGGCCGAGCGGGTTCGCGCTGAGCAGAAGAAGGAGGCAGACCGTCTCCGCGCCGAGCAGAAGAAGGAAGAGGAGCGGCGGCGCAAGGAGGAAGCGAAGGACGCTCAGAAGCGCCAGCGCAAGCACAAGCGTCACTCGAGGCGCGTCAACCGCCGCGCCGCCGAGCTGGACCTCCGCAGCGGCGAGCGGGTGAGCCTCAGCATCGAGGGCTGGTCGCGCTTCCGTCGGGCGACGATGGTCGTCACGAACTATCGGGTCGCGCTGATCACGCAGATCCCGCCTCAGGTGCGCTGGATCCCGCTCGAGGAGGTCAACGGCGTCCACCATCGGTGGCGCGGCTCGCAGTCGCTCGTGGTCACGAGCACGATCGAGATCCTCACGCTTCAGAAGTCGAAGAAAGAGATGCTGGCCTCGTTCGGGCAGATACTCGAGTCCGAGGTCGCAGAGGCTCGCAAGCCGGGCGCGACGCAGCGGCACCACGGCGACATCACCCAGGAATGGGCGGAGCGGTCGACCGAGATCTGGGACTCGCATCTGCGACGGTTCCGGCTGTGGATCCGCCGGCACCCAGCGATAACGCTGGGGACGTTGACGGTTTGCGTGATCGCCGCCTTCTTACTGAGCGGCATGCTCACGTCCTTCTTCAGCCCCGTCCGCTGACGGGCCGGGCTTGACGCGCTGCGGCGCAGCCGGTCAACCTGTGCACCGCCATGCCACGGATAGCGATCGTCGGAGCGTTCTCAACGGGCAAGACCACGCTGGCGGAAGTCGTCGCGGAGAAGCTCGACCTTACGCTGCTGCCCGAAGCGGCGCGCGAGGTAGCGGCGCTCGGCTTCAAGCTCGACAAGGACGCCACCCCCGAGGTCGAGACGCTCATCTTCTTGAAGCACTACTACAACGAGCAGATCCACTCCGACTTCGTCGCGGATCGCTCGATCATCGACGTGATGGCGTATGCGGGCTGGGTCCTCGACAATCAGGCGTGGCGCAAGGAGATGTCGCTGTTCGAGGAGTGCAAGAAGCTCGCGCAGCACAACCTGCGCAGCCAGTACAGCCACGTCTTCTACCTGCCGATCGAGTTCCCGATCGTCCCCGACGACCTTCGCCCGGACGACCCCGTCTTCCAGCGCGAGATCGACGAGCGGATCCTGGGCCTGTTGGAGACCTACGACGTCAAGTACGAGACGCTCAGCGGCGACATCCCGACGCGCGTGAAAGCCCTGCTCGAACGGGTCGGGGCGTCCGCTTAGCCCTCTTTCCCGGCGCTTCTCGCACCACTTCCCGGTTCGATGCAACCTCGACCTTGGATAAGACGTCGATCCGGGTATGAGACGGACGATCGTTTCGGCACTTCTCTTGTTCACCGCGATCTCCTGCTCGCCACTGCACGAGGTAACGGAAGAAGCCCGACCGGTTGCGCAACCGAACGCTTCTGTGCCGGGGCCGGTGCCCTCCTCTACCGAGCGGGTCGAGAGCGAGTTCCGGGGCTCGGTCTCGACGCTCGACGCCGCCACAAGAGCCCGGATGACGTTCTCGTGGCGTACGGGGTGCCCGGTTCCCTTGAAGGATCTTCGGATCCTCCGGATGACGCACCGCGGCTTCGACCGCCGCGTCCACGCAGGCGAGCTCGTCGTCCACGAGGATCACGCCGGTGCGGTTCTCGGTGTGTTCCGCTCGCTGTTCGATGCCGAGTTCCCGATCGAGCGCATGGAGCTCGTCGACGAGTACGAGGGCGACGACGACCTGTCGATGGCCGCCAACAACACCTCCGCGTTCAACTGCCGGCCGAGCACCGGTTCTCCGGGGGAGTGGTCGCAGCACGCCTATGGGCTCGCGATCGACATCAACCCCGTGCAGAACCCGTACGTCACGAAGAGCGGAAGCGTGGAGCCGCCGAAGGGCGCCGCGTACGTCGACCGCTCGACGAAAGCTCCCGGCGTCATCCACCGCAACGACGCCGTCGTACAAGCATTCGCTCGGATCGGGTGGGAGTGGGGCGGTGACTGGACGTCGGCGAAGGACTACCAGCACTTCTCCGCGAACGGGCTCTGACGCCGCGCTCAGCCTTCGGGCGGTACGAGCGCCTTCGAGATGAGCGGTAGCGAGCGGTTGTAGCGGTACGGGATCCGCATGTGCCCGGCATCGAACTCCTCGTGGATCGGCTCCAGCCCGTGCTCGCGCATCACCGAAACCATCCACCGCGCGCCGACGTCGAGCATCCACTCGTCCTTGGTCCCGCAGTCGACGAAGATCAACGACTGCGACTTGAGGGCGTCGATCCGCTCGGGGATCATGCGCACGGGGTCGTGCGCGAGCCAGCGTTCCCAGACCTCCGCGACGAGCTCGCCGGATCCGAGGTCGAAGGGAAGATCGAAGCCGAGCTCGGTTTCCGGGTTCGCCGAATAGCACGACGCCATCGCAAGCTCGTTCAGCAGCGCGTGGTAGTCGTCGCCGCGGTCCGTGATCTCCTTGTAGGTGTCTAGGAAGCGCTTCGGCGTGATGTCGTTGTGCCACAGGTATCGGAGCGCGCGCGGGAACTCGGGCATGTAGCAGTACTCGAACGCGGCGTCGCCTGAGTGGCATGCGAAGGCTGAGAAGACCTCTGGGAAATCGACCGCCATCCGGAACGAGCCGAACCCGCCCGACGACTTCCCGAACACGCCGCGGGCTTCGCGCCGGGGGATCGTCCGGAACTCTCGGTCGGCCCACTCGACGAGCTCGATCGCCGTGTAACGGCCGTAGGGTCCGGTCGCCGCCGAGTCGATGAACTGCGAGCCCGCGTACCGCGTCGCGCAATCGGGCATCACGACGATCGCCTCGGCCATCTCGCCTTTGTCGATCAGCATGTCCAGGCGCTCGGCGAGGTTGGGCTCGAACCAGTCCTCGTTCAGGTGCATCCTGCCGGTGCCGGTGAACCCGACGATCGCCATGATCATGGGATACCGCCGGGTAGGCGTCTCGTCGTACGAGGGCGGCAGGTAGACCGGCGTCTCGCGGTCGGCGGGATCGCCGAGCGGATTCCCTGCGAGCAGTTTGCTCTCGACGACCGGCCGGACCACGCGTCCCCGCTTCACGGCGGGCAGGGTAGCAACGGCCGGGGCTTCACGCGTACCCGTCGCCGCCGGCGCCGAAGCCTGCAGGCCCGGCCGTGGGCGGGCCAAGACCACGCGGCCGGCACCGGGTGGGTCGCTTCCCGGCACCGGAGTCGGCATGCCGCCGCTCGCCTGGGGATCCTGACAGGCGGCGGGCTCCTCGCCTTGTCGCTGCGGCGCCGCTCCTCGATCTAACCGCGCATCTATCCACAGGCCGCCACGGCCAGGTTTTACGTCCCCGTAACACACGGGAAACGGACTCGAAAAAAACGTGACTTAGTGTCCTCCTCGTGGCGGCGGGGAGGGTCTCCGCCCGAAAACGGGTCCGGGTCCGCGCAGCGGCGCGCGGGGACGCCCGGACTCTCGCGTATCGGGAGGTGAGGGATGCCTGAGGTCAGCGGCGCGGATACCGCCTGGATCCTCACGTCGAGCGCCCTGGTCATGTTCATGACCCCGGGCTTGGCGTTGTTCTACGGCGGGCTCGTCCGCTCCAAGAACGTCCTGGCGACCATCATGCAGTCTTTCTTCGCGCTGGGGCTCGTCAGCGTGATCTGGATGGTGCTCGGTTACTCGCTCGGGTTCGGACCCGATCAAGGCAAGTTGATCGGTGACCTGTCGTTCTTCGGCTTGAAGGACGTCGGGGCGGAGCCCGGGCCGTTCGCGGCGACCATTCCCCACTCGGCCTACATGATCTTCCAGATGATGTTCGCCGTCATCACACCGGCCCTGATCACCGGCGCGTTCGCGGAGCGCATGCGTTTCCGCGGATACGTTCTGTTCATGGCCCTGTGGTCGATCGTCGTCTATTCCCCGCTCGCACACTGGGTGTGGGGCGGCGGCTGGCTTGGTCTCGGCGACGGGAACGTCCAGGCTCTCGACTTCGCCGGCGGCACGGTCGTCCACATCAACGCCGGTGTCGCAGCGCTTGCGTGCATCCTCTACATGGGCAAGCGGAAGGGCTACGGCAGGCAAGCGATGCACCCGCACAACATCCCGATGGTCATCACCGGCGCCGCGATCCTGTGGTTCGGCTGGTTCGGCTTCAACGCAGGTTCGGCGCTCTCCTCGGGCGGGCTCGCTTCCTCCGCGTTCGTGAACACCCACTTGGGTGCCGCGGCCGCGCTGCTCGGCTGGATCGTCTTCGAATGGGCGCGCAACAAGGTGCCGACGACGGTCGGCGCGGCAACCGGCGCGGTTGCCGGACTGGTCGCGATCACCCCGGCGGCGGGCTTCGTCGAGCCGTGGGCGGCAGTCGTGATCGGCTTCGCGGCCGGCGCGATCTGCTACATGGCCGTCAGCCTGAAGCCCAAGCTCGGCTACGACGACTCGCTCGACGTGGTCGGCGTGCACATGGTCGGCGGCATCGTCGGAGCGCTCCTCACCGGCGTGTTCGCGACGGCCACGATCTCGGGACTCGACCCGTCGCTCGACGGGCTCGCGTACGGGAACGGGGTAACGCAGCTCGGACGGCAGGCGCTGGCCGTGATCGTGACGCTCGCGTTCTCCTTCGTGATGACGCTGCTCATCTGCTGGATCGTCGACAAGACGGTCGGGCTTCGGGTGGATGAGGATGCCGAGCTCGAGGGGCTGGACCTGTCGCAGCACTCCGAGGCGGGGTACACCTTCGTCGAGGTCGGTACGCTGACGAGTGCCGGACACGCTGCGAGCATGGGCTCGACGACGACACCCGGCAAGACGGAGGAGGCGGTCCGATGAAGCTGGTGACCGCGGTCATCAAGCCCTTCAAGCTGGAAGACGTCAAGGAGGCACTCCGCGGCGTCGGCGTTCAAGGCATGACGGTTACCGAGGTACGCGGGTTCGGGAGGCAGCGGGGTCACACCGAGGTCTACCGCGGCGCCGAGTACCAGGTGGACTTCGTGCCCAAGGTGAAGATCGAGGTCGTCTGCGACGACGTCGAGGTGCAGGGAGTGGTCGACTCGATCATGAAGTCGGCGCGGACCGGAAAGATCGGCGACGGCAAGATTATCGTCTCGGACGCCGGGCAGGTCTTCCGCATCCGCACCGGCGAGGCGGGGAGGGATGCCCTCTAGCGCCGACGCCTCTGCAGCGATCCGTGAGCTCACGGCCGAACGGGAGCGTCTGAAGGAACACCCGGGGCGCTCCGGCCGGGATCTCGTCGACGCGCTGACCGCCGCGATGGCCGCGGCGGTCAGAGCCGTCTGGCGGGAGTCGGTGGCCGCTGAGGACCGGATCGCTCTCGTCGCGCTCGGCGGTTACGGGCGCGGCGAGCTCTGTCCGCACTCCGACATCGATCTGATGGTGCTCCATACCGGGCGCGGGATCGCGCCCGAGGTTGGGAAGCGGCTCTTCTACGAGCTGTGGGATGCCGGTTTCAAGGTCGGGCACGCCATCCGCACCGTGAAGGACTCTCTGAAGCTCGCAGCGGTCAACCTCGAGGCGGAGACGTCGTTCCTCGACGCCCGCCCGCTGGCCGGCGACGCGGAATTGTTCGAGGAGTTCCTGGCGGGTGCGCTGCGCCAGACCCGCAAGCGGGGGGCCAAGTTCCTCGATGCCCTGCGCGAGGAAGCGGCGGTGCGTCACGCGCGAGAGGGACACGCGACGTACCTGCTCGAGCCGAACCTGAAGGACGGCGCCGGAGGGCTGCGGGACCGTTCGATCGTGGGATGGCTCGCGAGGGTCTTCGAGACGAGCGGCGACCTCGCCGCCGTAGAGGAGTCCGACTTCGAGCGTGCCGGCGAGATCCTGTTCCGGACCCGGAACCAGCTCCACTATCTCACCGATCGTCCGACCGACGTACTCCTGCTCTCCTACCAGGAGCAGATCGCGGAAGCGCTGGGATACCGGGGGAACGGCCGGCCCGGCGTCGATTCCTTCCTCCGCGACCTGTACGCCGGCGCGCGCGCGATCGAGTTCGCCGCGTCGTCGGCGCTCGCCGAGCTGTCCGGTCGTAGCGGCCGCAAACGTTCGCATCAAGTGCTCTCCCGGGGGATCGCACTCGAGGACGGATTGATCAGGATCTCCGAGCGCGTCTCGCCGGCCGCCGATCCCTCGCTCGCGATGCGCGCGTTCGCCGAGGCCGCCGCCCAAGGCGCGCCGGTCGCAGCCGAGACGCTCACGTGGCTGCGCCGGGAGGCCGAGGCCGGGCCGGCCGAATACGCGTGGGCCGACGAGACCCGGCGCGCGTTCTTCCGGCTTCTGGCCGCCGGCTCGCGAGCG containing:
- a CDS encoding NIL domain-containing protein, whose amino-acid sequence is MPKQRLHLTFPEDQVQEPVIYTLGKQFDIVTNIRRANVEEKLGWVILEVEGTEEALAKAVAYLEERGVQVDRIDGDVVEG
- a CDS encoding P-II family nitrogen regulator, encoding MKLVTAVIKPFKLEDVKEALRGVGVQGMTVTEVRGFGRQRGHTEVYRGAEYQVDFVPKVKIEVVCDDVEVQGVVDSIMKSARTGKIGDGKIIVSDAGQVFRIRTGEAGRDAL
- a CDS encoding alpha/beta hydrolase-fold protein, yielding MKRGRVVRPVVESKLLAGNPLGDPADRETPVYLPPSYDETPTRRYPMIMAIVGFTGTGRMHLNEDWFEPNLAERLDMLIDKGEMAEAIVVMPDCATRYAGSQFIDSAATGPYGRYTAIELVEWADREFRTIPRREARGVFGKSSGGFGSFRMAVDFPEVFSAFACHSGDAAFEYCYMPEFPRALRYLWHNDITPKRFLDTYKEITDRGDDYHALLNELAMASCYSANPETELGFDLPFDLGSGELVAEVWERWLAHDPVRMIPERIDALKSQSLIFVDCGTKDEWMLDVGARWMVSVMREHGLEPIHEEFDAGHMRIPYRYNRSLPLISKALVPPEG
- the larE gene encoding ATP-dependent sacrificial sulfur transferase LarE, which translates into the protein MTSATKLGRLRDLLGALDDAVVAYSGGADSAFLADVAHEVLGSRSEAVTAVSPSLAPDERDAARALAAERGWRHREILTNEIARPEYVRNEADRCYHCKSELFDVLTAMFPERSILVGTNLDDTGDHRPGRVAATERGVRAPLLEAGMTKEEIRALSRERGLTTWDKPASACLASRIAYGVQVTAERLGRVGHAESFLRSLGLRELRVRDHGDLARIEVPAGEIDRLTSDPVRGQIAGFLRDLGFAYVTLDMEGFRSGSMNAVIQIQRKGS
- a CDS encoding M15 family metallopeptidase; this translates as MRRTIVSALLLFTAISCSPLHEVTEEARPVAQPNASVPGPVPSSTERVESEFRGSVSTLDAATRARMTFSWRTGCPVPLKDLRILRMTHRGFDRRVHAGELVVHEDHAGAVLGVFRSLFDAEFPIERMELVDEYEGDDDLSMAANNTSAFNCRPSTGSPGEWSQHAYGLAIDINPVQNPYVTKSGSVEPPKGAAYVDRSTKAPGVIHRNDAVVQAFARIGWEWGGDWTSAKDYQHFSANGL
- a CDS encoding ATP-binding protein, translating into MPRIAIVGAFSTGKTTLAEVVAEKLDLTLLPEAAREVAALGFKLDKDATPEVETLIFLKHYYNEQIHSDFVADRSIIDVMAYAGWVLDNQAWRKEMSLFEECKKLAQHNLRSQYSHVFYLPIEFPIVPDDLRPDDPVFQREIDERILGLLETYDVKYETLSGDIPTRVKALLERVGASA
- a CDS encoding ammonium transporter, with protein sequence MPEVSGADTAWILTSSALVMFMTPGLALFYGGLVRSKNVLATIMQSFFALGLVSVIWMVLGYSLGFGPDQGKLIGDLSFFGLKDVGAEPGPFAATIPHSAYMIFQMMFAVITPALITGAFAERMRFRGYVLFMALWSIVVYSPLAHWVWGGGWLGLGDGNVQALDFAGGTVVHINAGVAALACILYMGKRKGYGRQAMHPHNIPMVITGAAILWFGWFGFNAGSALSSGGLASSAFVNTHLGAAAALLGWIVFEWARNKVPTTVGAATGAVAGLVAITPAAGFVEPWAAVVIGFAAGAICYMAVSLKPKLGYDDSLDVVGVHMVGGIVGALLTGVFATATISGLDPSLDGLAYGNGVTQLGRQALAVIVTLAFSFVMTLLICWIVDKTVGLRVDEDAELEGLDLSQHSEAGYTFVEVGTLTSAGHAASMGSTTTPGKTEEAVR
- a CDS encoding polyprenyl synthetase family protein; this encodes MKQVSGAGVDVMRMRVDAVLGSFLAEQRALLDGLGSEAAEPLDELARVIGAGGKRLRPLFCYWGYLAAGREEDDAIVKAAASLELLHTFAIIHDDVMDRSPLRRGQPATHLEMARGGDAHLGVSSAILVGDLALALADVLFSGAGFAPETFVEGFRWYNRMRTEVVTGQYLDVVATRMPTIDEETVRRIASLKSGGYTVEKPLLIGAALGGASQEIVAVLSAYGMLLGEAFQLRDDVLGVFGDPGVTGKDADGDLREGKRTLLIARALETAAPDEQEFLVARLGSENLSAGDAERIRGIIRSSGALASTQALIEAHRSVALAALDATKALAPTVTSALTELADLAVVRES